The window ACAGCACGATGCCGATGGTGTCCTTATCGGCCTGAAACCGCTCCGCCAGATAGATCGGCAGCAGCGGCGTGAGCAGGTAGAACGAGAAGAACAGCATGAAATTGCTGCACATCACTTTGCAATACTCCCTGTTCCACAGGCATTCTTCGTTTTTGTTTATTTTCATAATTAAAATTCCATCAAATAGCCGCAGGGCAACCCGTTCTCAATGATATTCTTTTCGGAAGATGTGAAGCATTATCGGCAATCAAGTCAGTATGACTGCGGTCCGATTGTTTCGACAGTCTGAAATGATAAAGAACGAATTACGGACATTGGCATTACAATATCAATTCATAATAAAAAATATCTATCAATCTGTTGAATTTCAATCCTATGTCCTTGAAATGAGCGACTTGATCGAATCCGAGTTTCTTCTGCAAGGCCTTACTCGCATCGTTTTCGCCTGTCACACATGTAATAATCACACGGTAATTTCTTTGTCTGCATTCTTCTATCATTCGGAGCATCAATTCCGTTCCGATGCCTTTCCCGACACATTGCGACGATAAATAAATAGACAATTCCACCACGCCCTTATACGCAGCACGTTCTTTCCATTGATGCACATAACAATAACCGATAACTTTGCCGTTCATTTCATAGGCTAAAAACGGATATAATGCGGATATGTCCGATATACGCTTTCCCATTGCATCCGCTTGCAACGGTTCTGTTTCAAATGTAATTGTAGTGTTTCGGATATAATTGTTATAGATATCCACTATATCCTGCGCATCTTGTATGCCGACATTCCTGATCATAAGTTCTCTTTGTTGGGTAGGTTTATTAAAGTATGATGCCTTTGGCCGGCATCGATAATGATTTGAATGAATTTCTTTGCAGCAGACTTTTGATATCCGTCTTTCAGCCATAATAAAGACGCGGTAAGCTCTTCCTGTACCTCTTTGATAGGAATAGCCACCAAGTCTGAAAACTGAATCGCTGCTTCACGTAATCCGATTGTGTTCCATTGGCCAGTGCGTACTAATTGCAACAAAAGATTGGAATCATTGATTTCTGATTTCGGCAAAAGCCTTACACCGTTCTTATTGGCTATTTTTTCAATGATTTTGCGTAAATATGTTCCGTTTTCCAATAATGCGAGGTCTTGTTTCCCTACCTCTGCCATCGTTATTTCTCGAAAAGCCGCAAAGGGCGACTTGGAATCCACGACCAGACATAAAGGGATACGGAACAAATCTGTCGCGGTAATCAAGGGAGATAATGATACGGTCTTATGTGTATAAGAGAATGCAAAATCGATATGGTGCTTGTGTACCATATCTGTCAATTCATATATCGAGGATGATTGGATGAGAGATAACCTCACATCAGGATATCTTTCCGAGAAACTGGCGGCACATTTCGCCAGCATAGGACAGAGACTGTAAATTACGCCGATGCGCAGTTCTCCCTTATATACCTCTTGAATATCCCGCAGCCTTTGTACCCCGGTTTTCACACTGCCTATGGCCTCCTCCGCATAAGGCAGAAACTCCTTCCCCGCTTCCGTGAGATAAACCTTTTTCCCGATTCGTTCAAACAAAGGAATACCCAGAAACTCTTCTGTTTGCCGTATGCTTTGCGACAACGTGCTTTGCGTGATGAACAGTTGTCGGGCAGCTTCAGAGAAATTCAATACGTTTGCAAGCCGTATGAAATATTTCAGGTGCGTAAGTTCCATTAGAAAAAACGATAATCGATATTAAAACTATTAATTGCGCAAATATATAAATAATACTCGGATCAACCTAACTTTGCATCCCGAAAAAATAAGGGTTACAAATTATGTCCAATAAAAGAAGTTTCAAAGAGTGGAAAAGACGATGTATATCATTCGTTTTTTCTTTGTTTATTCTTGGCATAGGAGTTTCTTTAGCGATTCGGGCCAATTTGGGCTCTTCGCCCATTACATGTCCGCCCTATGTCATAAGTATGGTCCCGTCATCGCCATTGACTGTCGGCGGATACATTTTCTGCATGCAGTTCTTTTTTGTTCTGCTTCAGTTCGCATTGCTGCGAAAAGACTTCAAGAAAATCCAGTTTCTCCAGCTTGGCGTATGTCTGTTATTCGGTTTATTTACAGACTTGGGCATGTGGCTGACAGAGCCGTTCCAATGGGGCGACACGCTATCGGGATATATAATGCGATGGATACAACTGGCTGTTTCCGGCTTGATTCTGGGCGTTGGCGTTATATGGGAAGTTCATAGCGATGTTCTGCTCATACCGGGCGAAGGACTCCCCGTTACGATAGCGAAAGTATTTCGCATCGATTTCGGAAAAGTCAAAATTATGTTTGATGTTTTTCTGGTGACGGTCGCTATAGCTTGTTGCTATCTGTTTTTCGGAAAATGGCGCTGGGATTTGGTCGGTGTCGGTACGCTGTTTTCAATGTTTTATGTCGGGATCGTCGTCCGATTCGTTACTCCGCACATGAAATGGTTGGATGATTGGCTGTCGTCCGACAGCCGGCAGCATCAAACGGCATCATCGATAAATCTTGATTCAAAATCCCCGTTAATCATTACCATATCGCGACAATTCGGAAGCGGCGGTCATGAAATCGGCGAAAAACTGGCAGCGGCACTTGGCATTTCTTTATATGACAGGAGCATCGTGGACAGGGCGGCAGATGAACTGGGATACAGTCCAAAATCTATTATTGAAAAAGAGCAAAAGACATCGGATATGGACCTTCTCGAAATGATTTTCGCTGAAGGAAGCGGTATTTTGCCCGAGATGAAATTGTCGGAGGACGACTCCATCTTTGTCACGGAAAGCCGGATAATCCGCAATCTGGCACAACGGGGAGCGTGCGTCGTCATCGGACGTTGTGCCGACTTTTTGTTCAAAGACAATCCGAATTGTTTCCGGGTGTTCATACGTTCCGATAAAGAATCTGCTTACAAGAGAGTCGTAGATCAGTATCATATTTCAGAGCAGCAAGCAGATGGGGAAATCAGTCGCATAAATCAGGAACGTGCGAACCATTATTGGCGTTATACACGAAAACGCTGGGGAGATACCGATAATTATGATTTGGTGTTGAACAGTTCCAAAGTCCATATAGACGATGCGGTCAATATAATTCGGTCGGCCATTCATTGCTGAATGAACAACTATTCTGTAAAAAACTATTTTGGGGTCAAATAGACATAAATCAATAAGATATAGAATATACACGACAGACTGATAATTTACAATATGAAAAGGAAGTACATTATAATATTGTCACCGAATATTTTATATATCCATGAACCAAACATGATTCATAATCATGTAATCAAGATTGTTTGGCAACCAGAAGGCGAATGTCTATCAAGATTATGGCAAGATAGATTTCTTTTTCACGAATAAAACATGCCGTTCGTATACCTGATTACTACGATAGGCATCTATCTAATTGGATTACAAACGGGAACTATTAGCTATTACCGACGTTATTTGGGAGATCGCTATTACGGGTTCACCTTCACAGTTACGACGACATTTTACATCGGGTAACGGTTACCTACTATCTGAAAAATGACTGTTTGTTGGGCCATATCAAGCTCTACTACGAATGAACGCCAACAACTTCTGCATCATCGCCAAATGCGAGAACAAATCACTCGACTCTTGGTGGGCCAAGTCACAGTTATCGCCATAAACTCAGATAATCAATGAAGCAATTTGTCGCCTCTCTTGAAAAAGAAGCCGAAAAACGTATAAAAAAGATTGAAAATTCGGACCTTAACATTCTGAAAAAATCGTTGGAGGCATCGCTCGTTTTGGGCGATGCCTTTCAGCGGTTGAGGGATTTTATTACAAACTACACATTCAAAAGCGATGCCGAAGAAATAGAGTTTTTTAAGGTCATCAAGCCTCGTTTGTATCATCGTTTGATTTATTATCGCAAAGTCTATAACATCGAAATGAACCGCCCGGTAGGAGTGGACTCCCAAAAGGCATATTTGATCGACGAAATCAAGGCAATCAACCGTTACAACAACAAACACTCCGATTTCACGTTTTACTATCGTTCCGGCATGACGCATTTGGATTCGTTGTATTATCTGCGCAATCGGAACGATACGGCACTTTACCTCGAATCATTCCACTACGAACGCGATCCGAAA of the Alistipes senegalensis JC50 genome contains:
- a CDS encoding GNAT family N-acetyltransferase, with translation MIRNVGIQDAQDIVDIYNNYIRNTTITFETEPLQADAMGKRISDISALYPFLAYEMNGKVIGYCYVHQWKERAAYKGVVELSIYLSSQCVGKGIGTELMLRMIEECRQRNYRVIITCVTGENDASKALQKKLGFDQVAHFKDIGLKFNRLIDIFYYELIL
- a CDS encoding LysR family transcriptional regulator yields the protein MELTHLKYFIRLANVLNFSEAARQLFITQSTLSQSIRQTEEFLGIPLFERIGKKVYLTEAGKEFLPYAEEAIGSVKTGVQRLRDIQEVYKGELRIGVIYSLCPMLAKCAASFSERYPDVRLSLIQSSSIYELTDMVHKHHIDFAFSYTHKTVSLSPLITATDLFRIPLCLVVDSKSPFAAFREITMAEVGKQDLALLENGTYLRKIIEKIANKNGVRLLPKSEINDSNLLLQLVRTGQWNTIGLREAAIQFSDLVAIPIKEVQEELTASLLWLKDGYQKSAAKKFIQIIIDAGQRHHTLINLPNKENL
- a CDS encoding cytidylate kinase family protein, which translates into the protein MSNKRSFKEWKRRCISFVFSLFILGIGVSLAIRANLGSSPITCPPYVISMVPSSPLTVGGYIFCMQFFFVLLQFALLRKDFKKIQFLQLGVCLLFGLFTDLGMWLTEPFQWGDTLSGYIMRWIQLAVSGLILGVGVIWEVHSDVLLIPGEGLPVTIAKVFRIDFGKVKIMFDVFLVTVAIACCYLFFGKWRWDLVGVGTLFSMFYVGIVVRFVTPHMKWLDDWLSSDSRQHQTASSINLDSKSPLIITISRQFGSGGHEIGEKLAAALGISLYDRSIVDRAADELGYSPKSIIEKEQKTSDMDLLEMIFAEGSGILPEMKLSEDDSIFVTESRIIRNLAQRGACVVIGRCADFLFKDNPNCFRVFIRSDKESAYKRVVDQYHISEQQADGEISRINQERANHYWRYTRKRWGDTDNYDLVLNSSKVHIDDAVNIIRSAIHC
- a CDS encoding RteC domain-containing protein encodes the protein MKQFVASLEKEAEKRIKKIENSDLNILKKSLEASLVLGDAFQRLRDFITNYTFKSDAEEIEFFKVIKPRLYHRLIYYRKVYNIEMNRPVGVDSQKAYLIDEIKAINRYNNKHSDFTFYYRSGMTHLDSLYYLRNRNDTALYLESFHYERDPKFSTNADFKVAKLLANELLSTYLKGELEALEYVKTAPINPLPSVRLTWQDSKTDLTELIYLLDSKRSFGNVPLSQLAAYIANVFNIQLDTNLSRTFCDMKLRNNPTPWIDKAKQALLQRMRTWRPRNKNE